In Plasmodium gaboni strain SY75 chromosome 14, whole genome shotgun sequence, one genomic interval encodes:
- a CDS encoding putative DNA-directed RNA polymerase I/III subunit — MEEKKYYENLKNLTHATFCFENEDHTLGNCLRCILLQKEGVEFAGYTVPHPTQPEINVRIQTTGKPAVDVLKESLDDLGNMCDIMLNKFNDALKQS; from the exons ATGGAAGAAAAAAAGTACTATGaaaatttgaaaaattTGACTCACGCAACCTTTTGCTTTGAGAATGAAGATCATACATTag GAAATTGTTTACGTTGTATTTTGTTACAAAAAGAAGGTGTGGAATTTGCAGGATATACAGTGCCTCATCCAACTCAACCTGAAATTAATGTTAGAATTCAGACAACAG gaAAACCAGCTGTAGATGTTTTAAAAGAATCGCTAGATGATTTAGGAAATATGTGTGATATAATGTTGAACAAATTTAATGATGCTTTAAAACAGTCATGA
- a CDS encoding putative RNA-binding protein Nova-1, whose protein sequence is MVELNKADQENMLNEHQLCFVKLLINNLVAGSVIGKHGSIISSIESKTGCSLRLSPNNSYFPNTQERVLIICGKIDQLKDALLIILDKIKEIANQHSPEKQDMINEPEKYTCRIVVPKSSVSAIIGKGGQQIKQLQDSTGSKIQISNREDGLNERIITIIGSFESIRNSTLQIANSIQKDPNLKDLLNVIYSNDSNNYNSRNNNHNFINHLPLNGYVFPQRYNLFQNEQYVDMNTVNSLMRHSTDLFNIPCEIAIQIPDEFIGAVIGKNGSRLSNIMNSTGAQIKISRKGELVPGTTNRNVRIIGTVAAVHAAHVLLLQRLESAYLQLTNIQIKCDT, encoded by the coding sequence ATGGTTGAACTTAATAAAGCTGACCAAGAAAATATGTTAAATGAGCATCAGTTGTGTTTTGTAAAATTGcttataaataatttgGTTGCTGGATCAGTGATAGGAAAACATGGTTCCATAATTTCCAGTATAGAAAGTAAAACAGGATGCAGTTTAAGATTATCACCGAATAATTCTTATTTTCCAAATACACAAGAGAGGgttttaataatatgtgGTAAGATAGATCAACTTAAGGATGctcttttaataatattagaTAAGATTAAGGAAATTGCTAATCAACACTCTCCTGAAAAACAAGATATGATTAATGAACCTGAAAAATATACATGCAGAATTGTAGTACCCAAATCTTCAGTAAGTGCTATTATTGGAAAAGGTGGACAACAGATAAAACAATTACAAGACTCAACAGGATCAAAAATACAAATTTCAAATAGAGAAGATGGATTAAATGAAAGaattataacaataatagGTTCTTTTGAATCCATAAGAAACAGTACATTACAAATTGCAAATTCTATACAAAAGGATCCAAATTTAAAAGACTTAttaaatgttatatatagtaatgattcaaataattataattcaAGAAACaataatcataattttattaacCATTTACCATTAAATGGTTATGTTTTCCCACAAAGATATAATCTTTTTCAAAATGAACAATATGTTGATATGAACACAGTCAACTCCTTAATGAGACATAGTACagatttatttaatatacCCTGTGAAATCGCTATACAAATACCAGATGAATTCATTGGAGCAGTTATAGGGAAAAATGGATCGAGACTTTCAAATATTATGAACAGTACAGGCGCACAAATTAAAATAAGTCGAAAAGGAGAACTAGTACCAGGTACTACTAATCGAAATGTTCGAATAATAGGAACTGTTGCAGCTGTACATGCAGCAcatgttttattattacaaagATTGGAATCGGCATATTTGCAATTAACAAATATTCAAATTAAATGTgatacataa
- a CDS encoding putative ATP-dependent protease codes for MLALHWNLLKVRRKANYNRYAYYFYRTSTNKKRDPYENDLKRVKEVKCVALLNKPLFPGLTYVLNSDKNVVQYLGVQNDCKEKKNIFVGLFFQKENIIETQHKINNTFDDNNCNIYEPHDSLNDKRIKVDINILRKDIDIFTNLNDIYSYGCVGVIKEILYDEDDPNNICDEKDYNKINETNDIIKKVHFNERNKKEKDNNYLSKKLLEMTNMNREDDLIIHDKLKKNNEKLNLNMHKSIYRIVVETIAKIKIEKWNEVQKVGYIDIIRNKDYDINNKEIKICYLEIIDKIKKIICMNSCNNREYNILLKYYNTKNLYNLIYFVGNISLSKNISIQNLLEKNILKDQLKICLQLLCDDIYLLEMKQKLNDQINEKFENDKKNMIIKEQINILKKQQQHIEKHTDGNNIIKYDHDLLCDNFKDKLMLIRSYISNEAYQIINQDINKFMLYSENSNEYSSTYQYLNTTLNIPFNKFKLLNDNIFQCENILNKNHYGLKDVKKYILEYLALYILNKSIKSKILLLVGSPGTGKTSICKSISECLNIPYYIINMNNIHNMNDLIGHRKTYVNSYQGQIINSLIATRIMNPIVILDEFDKIGFINTNIYNTLLNIFDKEQNEHFKDQYINFEVDISKIFFICTANSIENIPDVLLDRVEIINIHAYTNMEKIDIYKNYLKHKIENETKITSLYLNISNDMLLYILDNYTQENGLRQFYNILYNIYKKRAYMLIKGYNKKIDITLNNISEFISSDKLITKKYYHNNIHLNINNENIIKRNEKNVNTCEGLVKSLAFTENGGQVIMIEVSSLSDKIKSHNYYNFYQMGYNDDHMISIHEQKLKNNKIYETENMCELLNNIEMVHPEKEIFSISNKSCKNIYNNIYEENEKKCFTSSFFMTQDGYVKEKERALQVSLMNNQPVLNSYNENNKNVYDHDNILQNNSNKYKKKEDKIYPHNNSHYEHDTIHNNNNKKNNLNYNITITGNVSRTMQESILIAYTYSMNLLNTIIPNFESKPLHINLSDGDIKKDGPSAGINFVTCILSYYLNIPVDNTICMTGEINLNGYVLKIGGLYEKLNVAKNFGINTLIIPKENSNEYESLPQHVKKNIKVLYVHHYSQIFNFIFNNKK; via the coding sequence ATGCTGGCGCTGCATTGGAACCTTCTGAAAGTTAGGAGAAAAGCAAATTACAATAGGTACgcatattatttttatagaaCATCAACAAACAAGAAAAGAGATCCTTATGAAAACGATTTAAAAAGAGTTAAAGAGGTAAAGTGTGTGGctttattaaataaacCATTATTTCCTGGGCTTACCTATGTTTTGAATAGTGATAAAAATGTGGTACAATATTTAGGAGTTCAAAATGATTGTaaggaaaagaaaaatatatttgtagGCCTTTTTTTTCAGAAGGAGAACATAATAGAGACAcaacataaaataaataacacatttgatgataataattgtaatatatatgaaccTCATGATTctttaaatgataaaagaataaaagtagatataaatatattaagaaaagatatagatatatttacCAACCTTAATGACATATATTCTTACGGATGTGTAGGTGTAATAAAAGAGATTCTATATGATGAGGATGATccaaataatatatgtgaCGAAAAggattataataaaataaatgaaactaatgatattattaaaaaggTTCATTTCAATGAAAggaataaaaaagaaaaggataataattatttatcaaaaaaaCTTTTAGAAATGACAAATATGAACAGAGAAGATGATTTGATAATACATgacaaattaaaaaaaaataatgaaaaattaaatttgAATATGCATAAGTCTATATATCGTATTGTTGTTGAGACAATAgcaaaaataaaaatagaaaagTGGAATGAAGTTCAAAAAGTAGgatatatagatataataagaaataaagattatgatattaataataaagaaataaaaatatgttacTTAGAAATAattgataaaataaaaaaaataatatgtatgaATAGTTGTAATAATAgagaatataatatattattaaaatattataatacgaaaaatttatataaccttatatattttgttgGAAATATAAGTTTATCTAAAAATATTAGCATTCAGAATTTgttagaaaaaaatattttaaaagatcAATTGAAAATATGTTTACAGTTATTATGtgatgatatatatttgttagaaatgaaacaaaaattaaatgaccaaataaatgaaaaatttgaaaatgataaaaaaaatatgataataaaagaacaaataaatatattaaaaaaacaacaGCAACATATAGAAAAACATACAGATggaaataatattattaaatatgatCATGATTTATTATGTGACAATTTTAAAGATAAATTAATGTTAATTCGTAGTTATATAAGTAATGAAGCTTATCAAATTATAAATcaagatataaataaatttatgttatataGTGAAAATTCGAATGAATATTCTTCGACTTATCAATATTTAAATACCACTTTAAATATTCCATTTAATAAGTTTAAATTgttaaatgataatatcTTTCAATGTGAAAATATActaaataaaaatcattATGGTCTAAAGGATgtaaagaaatatatactaGAATATTTAgctttatatatattaaataaaagtataaaatctaaaatattattattagttGGTAGTCCAGGTACAGGTAAAACATCTATATGTAAATCTATAAGCGAATGTCTAAATATTccttattatataattaatatgaataatatacataatatgAATGACTTGATAGGACATAGAAAAACATATGTGAATAGTTATCAAGGTCAAATTATAAATTCTTTGATAGCAACAAGAATTATGAATCCTATAGTTATATTAGATGAGTTTGACAAAATAGgttttataaatacaaatatttataatacgttgttaaatatatttgataaaGAACAGAATGAACATTTCAAAGatcaatatattaattttgaAGTGGATATTtctaaaatattttttatatgtactGCAAATTCTATAGAAAATATTCCTGATGTGTTATTAGACAGAGttgaaattataaatatacatgcatatacaaatatggaaaaaatagatatatataaaaattatttaaaacacaaaatagaaaatgaaacaaaaattacatcattatatttaaatatatcaaatgatatgttattatatatccTTGATAATTATACTCAAGAAAATGGATTAAGACAATTCTATAATAtcttatataatatatataagaaaagggcatatatgttaataaaaggttataataaaaaaatagacatcacattaaataatatatctgAATTTATAAGTTCAGATAAATTAATTACAAAAAAgtattatcataataatatacacttaaatataaataatgaaaatataataaaaagaaatgaaaaaaatgtaaatacATGTGAGGGCTTAGTAAAATCATTAGCCTTTACTGAGAATGGAGGACAAGTAATTATGATAGAAGTATCAAGTTTGAGCGATAAAATTAAATcacataattattataatttttatcaaatgGGTTATAATGATGATCATATGATATCAATACATgaacaaaaattaaagaataataaaatatatgaaacAGAAAATATGTgtgaattattaaataatatagaaatgGTACATCctgaaaaagaaatattttcaatttcTAATAAGTcatgtaaaaatatatataataacatttatgaagaaaatgaaaaaaaatgtttcacatcttcattttttatgaCACAAGATGGTTATGTCaaagaaaaagaaagagCACTTCAAGTTTCTCTTATGAATAATCAACCAGTattaaattcatataatgagaataataaaaatgtatatgaccatgataatattcttcaaaataattcaaataaatataaaaaaaaggaagataaaatatatccACATAATAATTCGCATTACGAACATGATActatacataataataataataagaagaataatttaaattataatattactatAACTGGAAATGTGAGTAGAACTATGCAAGAAAGTATACTTATTGCATATACATATTCTATGAACTTATTAAATACGATTATACCAAATTTTGAAAGTAAACCTcttcatataaatttaagTGATGgagatataaaaaaagatgGTCCAAGTGCTGGTATAAATTTTGTTACTTGTATTTtatcttattatttaaatataccAGTAGATAATACTATATGTATGACAGGAgaaattaatttaaatggttatgttttaaaaatagggggattatatgaaaaattaaatgtaGCCAAAAATTTTGGTATAAATACTTTAATCATACCAAAAGAAAATTCAAACGAATATGAATCACTCCCTCAGCATGTTAAGAAAAACATAAAGGTATTATATGTTCATCATTATTCtcaaatatttaattttatctttaataataaaaaataa
- a CDS encoding putative small nuclear ribonucleoprotein-associated protein B, translated as MGKNSRLETWLQYRVRVTISDTRYFVGTFLSYDRHMNIVLVDAEEFRKVKSQENSMKEIKRVVGLILIRGENIVSFTAEQAPINKKSMSNVINKGIATGRGIPLNNYVPMQNNFNNPLGNPMGTMPTGMVLNTGANKNLNPAINPNIRLPNMGINNQRPMMPPINMQINQNVPNNNTNQVRGLPPGAPQLPFPPNMNPPAE; from the exons aTGGGAAAAAATTCACGTTTAGAAACATGGCTACAGTATAGAGTTAGGGTTACTATAAGTGATACAAGATATTTTGTTGGTACCTTTCTTTCATATGATAGGCATATGAATATAGTTTTAGTAGATGCCGAAGAATTTAGAAAAGTAAAAAGTCAGGAGAATTCAATGAAg GAGATAAAACGTGTGGTTGgattaatattaataagaGGAGAAAACATTGTTTCTTTTACAGCTGAACAAGCAccaataaataaaaaatctATGAGTAATGTTATCAATAAAGGTATTGCAACGGGTCGAGGCATAccattaaataattatgtaCCTATgcaaaataattttaataatcCTCTAGGTAATCCTATGGGTACTATGCCCACAGGTATGGTATTAAATACAGGTgcaaataaaaatttaaatcCAGCAATTAATCCAAATATAAGATTACCAAATATGGGAATAAATAATCAGAGACCTATGATGCCTCCAATAAATATGCAAATTAATCAGAACGTAccaaataataatacaaatcAAGTAAGAGGATTACCACCAGGTGCTCCACAATTACCTTTCCCACCTAATATGAATCCTCCAGCAGAATAA
- a CDS encoding uracil-DNA glycosylase, which yields MNNPTIQKTIDQFFKVKRKSSILSGGIEKKKKKVILEEGEEKSLEVSLKEENVNILKTKKIINNDDDIEKTGIISNISMSASTIDNEINDNVKEKVCEQGYMEEIKKLMHTEWYELLKDELKKNYFKNMYLKIKEERKTKVIYPPEQLVFNAFLKTPLSNIKVVIVGQDPYHQKDQAMGLCFSVPIGVKIPPSLKNILKEMKQKSNHGNLISWSEQGVFLLNTSLTVEENKPASHKNYGWETFTDKVINIINHQKEKIIFMLWGNFAIKKCKNIDINKHFILKAGHPSPLSIKHFENCNHFAKCNKILTQHNLTPIKWELPQ from the coding sequence ATGAATAATCCAACCATTCAAAAAACAATCGATCAATTTTTTAAAgtaaaaagaaaaagtaGTATCCTTAGTGGGGGcatagaaaaaaaaaaaaagaaagtaATTTTAGAAGAAGGAGAAGAAAAATCGTTAGAAGTTAGtttaaaagaagaaaatgtAAACATTTTGAAGAcgaaaaaaataataaataatgatgatgacATAGAAAAGACGGGTATAATAAGTAATATTAGTATGAGTGCTAGCACAATAgataatgaaataaatgataatgtAAAAGAAAAAGTTTGTGAACAAGGATATATGGAAgaaataaagaaattaatGCATACAGAATGGTATGAACTATTAAAAgatgaattaaaaaagaactattttaaaaatatgtatttaaaaataaaagaagaaagGAAAACAAAAGTTATATATCCACCTGAACAATTAGTTTTTAATGCCTTTTTAAAAACACCATTATCAAATATTAAAGTAGTTATAGTAGGTCAAGATCCTTATCATCAAAAAGATCAGGCCATGGGATTATGTTTTTCTGTACCTATAGGAGTAAAAATACCTCCAagtttaaaaaatattttgaaagAAATGAAACAAAAAAGTAATCATGGAAATTTAATAAGTTGGTCAGAACAAGgtgtatttttattaaacaCATCTTTAACAgttgaagaaaataaacCAGCATctcataaaaattatggCTGGGAAACATTTACTGATAAAgtaattaatataataaatcatcaaaaagaaaaaataatttttatgttatgGGGCAATTTTGCTATTAAgaaatgtaaaaatattgatataaataaacattttatattaaagGCAGGACATCCATCACCTCTAAGTATTAAGCATTTTGAAAATTGTAATCACTTTGCCAAgtgtaataaaatattaacacAACATAATTTGACTCCCATCAAATGGGAGCTACCgcaataa
- a CDS encoding hypothetical protein (conserved Plasmodium protein, unknown function): MGNAIYANSVYSSEGSEILSEKFSKDKHKSKQIRNEKSIHNMEYINDKKYKQDEYILNVSNKENKNVQDMNYEKINSGMKLKCDMNKTNLYYLSKKKRVKRFNPSTCLLRNCIYYVNCKINDKYFPILLELKNNPKCAIYLIDESCNVIKEILIKDIKTIESSINSIDIFLKINPEYSIQQKFNLIRFILKDNNDKISFIDNIKMMYGIDILEYGTVKYNKISTQEYEEIYVYEKNILNKENNQNLKHIMDNVSYNEYYNMSNLITKNVDTDETKINQIIKNVIQLGNKYNPIIILGDMEEGNIIRVKEINALTDQTHNSNSSKDKQISFKQNYNSYDDFTLVEWYLSTKIGSNKKFRKEPIYCSNKLLLKSFMIGYFIKVKLSKNIFIKNKKTFVTSISIKGPVTINDNTAKHILHYLSNVNHSIQIFLSSDDIYNIFFSSIDPKINVLGLFIFYPCNLFLMRSGIRFAITLNGKSFSVDYLWNSFYMTKKDILFDKSSDFIPSYEDMQDIHLYFITSSTNGEPLKSIIRTNSTDEKNYIYSAVFFYKHQKKIRSLNEFLRDSLSGSYNNIKKRFSNIFMEINANDINKIESVN, from the exons atggGTAATGCTATCTATGCAAATAGCGTTTATTCATCTGAGGGATCTGAAATATTAAGTGAAAAGTTTTCAAAAGACAAACACAAATCAAAACAAAtaagaaatgaaaaatctatacataatatggaatatataaatgataaaaaatataaacaggatgaatatattttaaatgtatctaataaagaaaataaaaatgtacAAGATATGAATTATGAAAAGATTAATTCTGGaatgaaattaaaatgtgatatgaataaaactaatttatattatttaagtaaaaaaaagagaGTAAAAAGATTTAACCCTAGTACATGTCTATTACGtaattgtatatattatgttaattgtaaaataaatgataaatacTTTCCAATATTATTAGAGCTTAAAAATAATCCTAAATGTGCTATATATCTTATAGATGAATCTTGTAATGTTATTAAAGAGATTTTAATTAAAGATATCAAAACTATTGAAAGTTCAATTAATAgtattgatatatttttaaaaataaatccTGAATATAGTATACAacaaaaatttaatttaatacgttttattcttaaagataataatgataaaatatcatttattgataatataaaaatgatgtaTGGTATTGATATTTTAGAATATGGCACagtaaaatataataaaatcaGCACTCAAGAATATGAAGAAATTTATgtatatgaaaaaaatattttaaataaagaaaacaatcaaaatttaaaacatataatgGATAATGTATCttataatgaatattataatatgtcTAATCTTATCACAAAAAATGTAGATACAGATGAAACAAAAATCAAtcaaattataaaaaatgttattcAATTAggtaataaatataatcCTATAATTATTTTAGGAGATATGGAAGAAGGAAATATTATACGTGTCAAAGAAATAAATGCATTAACAGATCAAACTCATAATAGTAATTCTTCAAAAGACAAACAAATATCTtttaaacaaaattataattcatATGATGATTTTACACTTGTTGAATGGTATTTATCTACAAAAATAGgttcaaataaaaaatttagaAAAGAACCTATTTATTGTAGTAATAAGCTTTTATTGAAATCATTTATGATAGgttattttataaaagtCAAATTgtcaaaaaatatttttataaaaaataaaaaaactTTTGTAACTTCTATAAGCATAAAAGGACCCGTTActataaatgataatacaGCCAAACACATATTACATTATTTATCAAATGTAAATCATTctatacaaatatttttatcttcagatgatatatataatattttcttttcttctATTGACCCCAAAATTAATGTATTAGGTCTATTCATATTTTACCCCTGtaatttatttcttatgCGATCAGGAATACGATTTGCTATTACATTAAATGGAAAAAGTTTTTCTGTGGATTATTTATGgaattctttttatatgaCTAAGAAGGATATTTTATTTGACAAATCTTCAGATTTTATACCTTCTTATGAAGACATGCAAGATATCCACTTGTATTTCATAACATCTAG TACTAATGGAGAACCTTTAAAATCAATAATCCGAACAAATTCAActgatgaaaaaaattatatatattcagcagtcttcttttataaacatcaaaaaaaaataagg TCGTTGAATGAATTTTTAAGGGATTCTTTGTCTGGctcatataataatatcaaaaaacgattttctaatatttttatggAAATTAATGCAAATgatataaacaaaatagAATCAGTGAattaa